The following coding sequences are from one Neovison vison isolate M4711 chromosome X, ASM_NN_V1, whole genome shotgun sequence window:
- the GPR119 gene encoding glucose-dependent insulinotropic receptor has translation MESSLPFGVILAVLASLIIAVNVLVAAAVLLLIHKNDGVGLCFTLNLAVADTLLGVAISGLVTDQLSSPAQPTQKTLCSLRMAFVTSSAAASVLTVMLIALDRYLAIKQPLRYFQIMNGFVAGACLAGLWSVSYFIGFLPLGVPTFRQTTYHGTCSFFAVFHPRFVLTLSCAGFFPALLLFVFFYCDMLKIASVHSQQIRKMEHAGAMSGAYRPPRNPSDFKAVRTVAVLIGSFTLSWTPFLITGIVQAACQKCYLYLVLERYLWLLGVGNSLLNPLIYAYWQKEVRQQLYQMALGVKKGLASCLLFLSARYGGPKGPRETSYPIAIISLSELDG, from the coding sequence ATGGAGTCATCTTTGCCATTTGGAGTGATCCTTGCTGTCCTCGCCTCCCTCATTATTGCTGTCAATGTGCTAGTGGCCGCAGCTGTACTGTTGCTGATCCACAAGAATGATGGTGTCGGTCTCTGCTTCACCTTGAATCTGGCGGTGGCTGACACCTTGCTTGGTGTGGCCATCTCTGGCCTAGTCACAGACCAGCtctccagcccagctcagcccacaCAGAAGACCCTGTGCAGCCTTCGGATGGCATTTGTTACTTCTTCCGCCGCTGCCTCTGTCCTCACGGTCATGCTGATTGCCTTAGACAGGTACCTTGCCATCAAGCAGCCCCTCCGCTACTTCCAGATCATGAATGGGTTCGTGGCTGGGGCCTGCCTTGCCGGGCTGTGGTCGGTGTCTTACTTCATTGGCTTCCTCCCCCTGGGAGTCCCCACATTCCGGCAGACTACCTACCACGGCACCTGCAGCTTCTTCGCTGTGTTTCACCCACGCTTTGTGCTGACCCTCTCCTGCGCTGGCTtcttcccagccctgctcctctTTGTCTTCTTCTACTGTGACATGCTCAAGATTGCCTCCGTGCACAGCCAGCAGATCCGAAAGATGGAACACGCAGGAGCCATGAGCGGGGCATACCGGCCTCCACGGAATCCCAGCGACTTCAAAGCCGTCCGCACTGTGGCTGTTCTCATTGGGAGCTTCACTCTGTCCTGGACCCCCTTCCTTATCACTGGCATTGTGCAGGCGGCCTGCCAGAAGTGCTACCTCTACCTGGTGCTAGAACGGTACCTGTGGCTGCTCGGTGTGGGCAACTCCCTGCTCAACCCACTCATCTACGCCTATTGGCAGAAGGAGGTGCGACAGCAGCTCTACCAGATGGCCCTGGGAGTGAAGAAGGGGCTCGCCTCGtgtctcctttttctctcagCCAGATATGGTGGTCCGAAGGGGCCCAGGGAAACTTCCTATCCTATCGCCATTATCTCCCTCTCAGAGCTCGATGGCTAA